In the Muricauda sp. MAR_2010_75 genome, one interval contains:
- a CDS encoding MFS transporter codes for MKITKPRLSFWQIWNMNVGFFGIQFSFGLQQTAVSPIFSFLGAHHDELPLLNLAGPVTGLLIQPIIGAISDKTWSPKWGGRRKPFFLIGAILASLCLFAFPFSPELWFAVGLLWILDAGNNTAMEPYRAFVGDKLPDSQLTFGYQMQSLFVGAGITLANLSLFMFQHWFSTPVEGSGLFDTTAESVSSIPTWVYYSFFLGALASIGTVMWSVWKTPEIPPIPEELEEIKKLNENTPAPIIQILSVLFVIFSVPLALGYLLGGVYPSLWDNINLWVIIVLVFAFLWLYMLYRIIKKNTENPTIKKLGETLNPLLEAAEAIGVMPGFLWKLAAVYLFQWYALFVYWQFMPPMLRSSLFGITNEDNERFESIMSSFREGAQISAEDMSFAEQVQSLAEQALGHAGLMNGTYNFVTMLVALALVPIASRIGSKLVYVLCLFLTGVAMLSMPFITDKWLLLAPMVLFGIGWAAMMGIPYAMVSKVIPEERRGVYMGIVNMMIVIPMLIQTVSFGPIIKNWMGNSAINAILFGGVFFIIAGVLAMRLNLPKDKRDSELDTEIP; via the coding sequence ATGAAGATTACCAAACCAAGGTTGAGCTTTTGGCAAATCTGGAATATGAACGTTGGATTCTTCGGGATCCAATTCAGTTTTGGTCTACAACAAACCGCTGTTAGTCCTATTTTTTCCTTTTTAGGAGCCCATCATGACGAGTTGCCCCTTTTGAATTTGGCTGGTCCTGTAACCGGGTTACTGATTCAACCCATTATTGGGGCCATATCCGATAAAACGTGGTCTCCCAAATGGGGCGGACGACGTAAACCGTTCTTTTTAATTGGGGCCATTTTGGCCAGTTTATGTTTGTTCGCCTTCCCATTTAGCCCTGAATTGTGGTTTGCTGTGGGGCTTTTATGGATTTTGGATGCAGGTAACAATACGGCCATGGAACCCTACCGCGCCTTTGTGGGTGACAAACTTCCAGATAGTCAGTTGACTTTTGGTTACCAAATGCAGAGTCTTTTTGTGGGAGCTGGGATTACCTTGGCCAACCTATCGCTCTTTATGTTCCAACATTGGTTCAGTACCCCAGTTGAAGGGAGTGGTCTTTTTGATACTACCGCTGAGAGTGTATCATCCATTCCAACGTGGGTATACTACTCCTTCTTTTTGGGTGCTTTGGCCTCCATTGGAACCGTGATGTGGTCTGTTTGGAAAACTCCAGAAATTCCACCGATACCTGAAGAGCTAGAAGAAATCAAAAAACTGAATGAGAATACACCGGCACCCATTATCCAGATATTGAGTGTGCTTTTTGTTATTTTTTCTGTACCACTTGCCTTGGGCTATTTATTGGGTGGCGTATATCCGTCACTATGGGATAATATTAACCTATGGGTGATCATTGTTTTGGTATTTGCTTTTTTATGGTTGTATATGCTGTACCGCATTATCAAGAAAAATACAGAAAACCCTACCATCAAGAAATTGGGCGAGACCTTAAATCCATTACTTGAGGCTGCCGAAGCTATTGGGGTTATGCCTGGGTTTTTATGGAAATTGGCTGCAGTCTATCTGTTTCAATGGTACGCGTTGTTCGTCTACTGGCAATTTATGCCGCCCATGTTGCGTAGCAGTTTATTTGGTATCACCAATGAAGATAATGAACGTTTTGAATCCATAATGTCTTCCTTTAGGGAAGGAGCCCAGATCAGTGCTGAAGATATGTCCTTTGCAGAGCAGGTTCAATCCTTGGCAGAACAAGCACTGGGTCATGCAGGTTTAATGAACGGAACGTACAATTTTGTGACCATGTTGGTGGCTTTGGCCTTGGTGCCCATTGCTTCACGGATTGGTTCTAAATTGGTGTATGTACTCTGCTTGTTCCTTACAGGTGTGGCTATGTTGAGCATGCCTTTTATTACAGACAAATGGTTACTATTGGCTCCCATGGTGCTGTTTGGAATTGGCTGGGCCGCCATGATGGGGATACCCTACGCCATGGTTTCCAAAGTAATTCCAGAAGAACGGCGGGGTGTGTATATGGGTATTGTAAACATGATGATTGTGATTCCCATGCTGATTCAAACCGTAAGTTTTGGTCCCATCATCAAGAATTGGATGGGCAACAGTGCCATCAATGCAATTTTGTTTGGGGGTGTGTTTTTTATCATAGCGGGCGTATTGGCCATGCGTCTTAACCTCCCTAAAGACAAAAGAGATTCTGAACTGGATACAGAAATACCATAA
- a CDS encoding NADP-dependent malic enzyme encodes MSKEKQRREALLYHAKPQPGKIKIVPTKPYSTQRDLALAYSPGVAEPCLEIEKNKDDVYKYTAKGNIVAVISNGTAVLGLGNIGPEASKPVMEGKSLLFKIFADIDGIDIELDTEDVDKFIETVKTIAPTFGGINLEDIKAPEAFEIERRLKEELDIPVMHDDQHGTAIISAAALLNALELTNQKIDEVKIVVSGAGAAAVSCTKLYKAFGAKAENIVMLDSKGVIRSDRESLSEEKKEFATDRKIDTLEEAMKDADVFIGLSIADIVTPKMLKSMADDPIVFAMANPNPEIDYNLALKTRKDVIMATGRSDHPNQVNNVLGFPFIFRGALDVRATKINEEMKMAAVRALADLTRESVPEQVNIAYDTTRLAFGKEYIIPKPFDPRLITKIPPAVAKAAMESGVAKFPIQDWDKYEEELYQRSGNDNKVVRLMHNRAKLNPKRVVFAEAELLDVLKAAQIVHDEGIAIPILLGHKETIEKLKKDLDFDAEVPIIDPRSDEASEMRTKYALKFWETRKRKGETKYSARVSMGKRNYFGAMMLKEGDADGMISGYSRAYPRVLKPVFEVLGRAKGVKNASTVNIMITERGPLFLADTSINIDPNAEELAEIAQMTANVAKTFGFSPVMAMLSYANFGSSGHPHAQKVREAVKILHEKNPELVVDGEIQTDFALSQELCNNNFPFSKISGKKVNTLIFPNLESANITYKLLKGLHEADSIGPIMVGLPRAAHIIQLGASVDEMVNMAAVAVIDAQEREKRRKARMESES; translated from the coding sequence ATGAGTAAGGAAAAACAAAGAAGGGAAGCGTTGCTTTATCACGCAAAACCGCAACCGGGAAAGATAAAGATAGTACCGACCAAACCGTATTCAACGCAAAGAGACTTGGCATTGGCCTACTCGCCGGGGGTGGCAGAGCCCTGTTTGGAGATAGAAAAAAATAAGGACGATGTCTACAAATACACCGCCAAGGGAAACATCGTGGCCGTGATTTCAAATGGAACCGCCGTTTTGGGGCTGGGAAATATTGGACCCGAAGCTTCAAAACCAGTTATGGAGGGGAAAAGTCTTTTATTCAAGATTTTTGCGGATATCGATGGAATTGATATTGAGCTGGACACAGAAGACGTGGACAAATTCATTGAAACGGTCAAGACCATTGCCCCAACTTTTGGAGGAATCAACCTAGAAGATATCAAAGCTCCGGAAGCCTTTGAGATTGAACGTCGACTTAAAGAGGAATTGGATATTCCCGTAATGCACGACGACCAGCACGGAACGGCCATTATTTCGGCGGCAGCTTTGCTGAATGCCTTGGAATTGACCAATCAAAAGATTGATGAAGTGAAAATAGTGGTCAGTGGAGCCGGAGCTGCGGCAGTTTCCTGTACAAAACTCTACAAGGCCTTTGGAGCGAAGGCAGAGAATATTGTAATGCTGGACAGTAAGGGGGTCATCCGGAGTGACCGTGAAAGCTTGAGTGAGGAGAAGAAAGAATTTGCCACCGATAGGAAGATAGATACCTTGGAAGAGGCCATGAAAGATGCTGATGTGTTCATCGGGCTTTCCATTGCCGATATTGTGACCCCAAAAATGCTCAAGTCCATGGCCGATGACCCGATAGTCTTTGCCATGGCCAACCCAAACCCAGAAATCGACTACAATTTGGCCTTGAAAACCCGAAAAGATGTCATTATGGCCACGGGGCGTTCCGACCATCCCAACCAAGTGAACAACGTGCTTGGTTTCCCCTTTATTTTTAGGGGAGCCTTGGATGTTAGGGCGACCAAGATCAACGAAGAAATGAAAATGGCCGCGGTTCGTGCTTTGGCCGACCTGACACGCGAATCCGTGCCGGAGCAGGTAAATATTGCCTATGACACTACCCGTTTGGCCTTTGGAAAGGAGTACATCATCCCAAAACCATTTGACCCACGTTTGATCACAAAAATCCCACCGGCAGTGGCAAAGGCTGCTATGGAAAGTGGTGTGGCCAAATTCCCCATTCAGGATTGGGATAAATACGAGGAAGAACTCTACCAAAGATCGGGCAACGATAATAAAGTGGTGCGGTTGATGCACAATCGGGCCAAGTTAAACCCAAAACGAGTTGTTTTTGCAGAAGCTGAGTTGTTGGATGTGTTGAAAGCAGCCCAAATTGTACATGATGAAGGTATCGCCATTCCTATACTTCTAGGTCATAAGGAAACCATTGAGAAATTAAAGAAAGACCTTGATTTTGATGCTGAGGTGCCAATTATTGATCCAAGATCGGATGAGGCCAGCGAAATGCGGACCAAATATGCCTTAAAGTTTTGGGAAACCAGAAAACGAAAAGGAGAGACCAAATATAGTGCCCGAGTTAGTATGGGCAAGCGAAACTATTTTGGGGCCATGATGCTCAAGGAAGGGGATGCCGATGGAATGATTTCCGGGTATTCAAGAGCTTATCCAAGGGTTTTAAAACCTGTTTTTGAAGTTTTGGGCCGAGCCAAAGGCGTGAAAAATGCATCCACGGTGAACATTATGATTACCGAAAGAGGACCTCTTTTCTTGGCAGATACCTCCATTAATATTGATCCAAATGCTGAAGAGCTGGCAGAAATAGCCCAAATGACCGCCAATGTAGCCAAGACCTTTGGCTTTAGTCCGGTCATGGCCATGTTGTCCTATGCCAATTTTGGATCGTCCGGTCACCCACATGCCCAAAAGGTTAGGGAAGCGGTAAAGATTCTTCATGAGAAAAATCCGGAATTGGTCGTTGATGGAGAGATTCAGACAGATTTTGCCTTGAGTCAAGAACTGTGCAATAACAATTTTCCGTTCTCAAAAATTTCTGGGAAGAAAGTAAATACCTTGATTTTCCCTAATTTGGAATCGGCCAACATAACCTATAAACTGCTCAAGGGATTGCATGAAGCGGATTCCATAGGTCCAATTATGGTAGGTTTGCCCAGAGCGGCCCACATTATTCAGTTGGGTGCCAGCGTTGATGAAATGGTGAATATGGCGGCAGTGGCCGTAATTGATGCCCAAGAACGGGAAAAAAGAAGAAAAGCCCGGATGGAATCCGAATCCTAG
- the ruvA gene encoding Holliday junction branch migration protein RuvA produces MINHLRGKLVEKNPTYVIVECNGVGYFLHISLHTFSLLGDEENIHLYTHLLIKEDSHTLFGFVEKSEREIFRLLISVSGVGSSIARTMLSSLSPTEVRDAIANGDVPSIQAIKGIGAKTAQRVILDLKDKILKVYDMGEVSPQSNNTSKEEALSALEVLGFTRRQSEKVVDKVLSQDPSLSVENTIKLALKNL; encoded by the coding sequence ATGATCAACCATTTAAGAGGAAAATTGGTAGAAAAGAACCCCACCTATGTCATTGTGGAGTGCAATGGGGTGGGTTACTTTTTGCATATTTCACTGCATACATTTTCCTTGTTGGGGGATGAAGAGAATATTCACTTATACACCCATCTCCTGATCAAGGAAGATTCGCACACACTGTTCGGCTTTGTTGAAAAATCAGAACGGGAAATATTCAGGTTGCTGATTTCAGTTTCAGGAGTGGGATCCAGCATCGCAAGAACCATGTTGTCCTCACTTTCACCTACCGAAGTAAGGGATGCCATTGCCAATGGTGATGTACCTTCCATTCAGGCCATCAAGGGAATAGGAGCCAAGACGGCCCAGCGTGTAATCTTGGACCTAAAGGACAAGATTTTGAAAGTCTACGATATGGGAGAAGTTTCCCCTCAATCAAACAATACAAGTAAAGAAGAAGCGTTATCTGCTTTAGAGGTTCTTGGTTTCACCAGAAGACAATCTGAAAAGGTAGTTGACAAAGTGCTTTCCCAAGACCCTTCACTTAGCGTTGAGAACACTATAAAACTGGCGCTGAAAAATTTGTAA